TCACCAGCAATCCCTCCCTTCTCAGCTGGTTTTAAGAGATTTCctgaaagaaaaatgtaattatatatttgCTTGATCTGTGTTGGCATCACCAGCCGTAGATTCACGTGGTCACGCTGTCACACTTAGATACAGATTTCACCAACTTTCACTTGTCCTGAAATGTTAAATTTCTCTATTTTGCAAGGTGACTGAGCTGAGCTGTACTTTGTTATTATCATTTGCTATGCCCCAGGGACCTTTCAGTCCCTCATGCCTCACCACCAGACTGGAGGCACTCCATAGGCAATTGCAGAGTGAGGAGTTCATGCAACCCTTAATGAATAATGGCGCAGTGCGTCTTTTGGCTTTTTACTCAGTCCTGAAATGACTGTCTAGCCtctaaaagtgaaataaaactCAGTGTATTTTTGCCTGACAGTAAGCCCAGTAGGATTTCCGTGCACCTGACTAGTCCTGAAAGACACTCTACCTCGGTTGACCCTCAGAGCGGGATGGGAAGGAAAAGTCATTTGGCATTGTAGCGCTCCACAGGATGACTCACTCCTCCTCTGCCAGAGCCAGATGAGAGGGGAACttcccttctttcctccttcaGCAACTGCTGTCTCTTCACTGCTCTTCTCAGAGTCCACGTTTCCACAGCAATATGAGCGCCTGGATTGGTATTTATGTCCTGCTTCTTTTTCCGCTCCAGGCACAGTGTCagacacattaaaaaaagaaaatgaaaaaaagaaagatgggcAAAAAATGGGGTAAGAGCCATAGGGTGAAAATGATAAGGGTGGAAGTAATCTGAGGTGATATTGTATTTCCAGTACTGTATGGCTGCAGGAGGGTTTTTATCGCTGGACGCTACAAAGCTGCTTCCAAGCACCTGTCTCATATTGGAGAGTGACGCTCTGCCTCTCAGTGTTGTTCACTCCATCATCGCTGTGGCAGGCAATGTGCTGGCACAGACTCCTCAGCAATCGGTTCCATCTCCGTGGGCACTCCAcgaacacacacatcttcacttACGCATACTCAACTGCACTAAAACTCTTTTTCTACTGCACATATGTCTTGCAAAGACAGCTGTGCTGTGTGAAAAAGCATAATCTACTTATCAGACGAGATGTATGTCACGCCATGAAAACAGCCGCTTGGTTTGAGTCATATCGCACATTAACAGAGCTGTggttgagcagagagagagagtggttcAAGTAGTTGCTCATGAGACCAGAGTTATAGCATCACTTCTTTGGATGTTTACAATCTCCACAAAATACTTTAGCATACCCCGAGTCCTGTAGGTCTCTGGATAAACCCGGCAAAGAGTCTGGAGGCAAAGCAGAGAAGCTGGAAAGATGCATGCTTTGTAATAGGATTCCAATGAAAGGATTATTCACCTATATCTGGGTTTTATTGTCACAATACTACAACATACTCACAAAGCTGTCTGCTGATAACTGATACACTTAGAACCATTTTCAGTCGGAGGAGGAGCCGCTAGAAGACATGCAAACAGGCCACATTCGTGCACATTACATATCAACGAAAGTATAATcaggttttatttaattttttacctCAACTGACCAAGGCATGGTTGCAGCATCTGCATTGCTGCAAATGGCCCACGTGACCTACTTCATCATAATGTTCCGTGAAGCAAACTTCAAGTTGTATTGTTCTTTTAATTAACTGCGGACCCAAGTGAGGACCTATCGGCTCTTTTACCACGCGGCAACCCGGCGGCACAGCAATGAGCTGAGCTTCGGACCGTGAGTCACGATGTCCGAGGCCTCAGGACTTTCCACATATTTATCACGGCCTCTGGTTCACAAACATAGATACAAAGCCAGAGCAGGCTATCACATTTCCATATCCACTCTAACATGATGGTGCCTATTGATCCCAATGGCTGCTAATAAATACCTTGTTGCTTCGTTtgctgcggctgcagcagtTTTTCCATGAGCTTGCATTTCTCAAATATGGATCTCCCGTTGCTGCTTGATTCCCCTATTTGCTCAAAGTGGAACCACCTGCCATTACTTTCTAATAaagattaaatataatataatataacacatAGGCTCTTAGATAATGGTGTCGATGCAAATGGGTGTCTCATGATAACAGATGCTATTAAGAAGAGCAGAGCCATCAGCCTGGGCAGAGAGTCAAGAAATGGatagctgcagtgtgtgtgagtgtgagtgtgagtgtgagtgtgagtgtgtgtgtgtgtgtgtgtgtgtgtgcgtgcatgaggCATGCTTGGCTTTCATGGTAGTATTTGCAGTGTACAACACGGAGACAGCGGGCTGTCTGGAAGGTTTCCATGTGTGCAATCATTGTTATTCTTTTTGACCCACCTGACAGGTCCTCAGTCCTTCAGAGTGTTGTGACATGTTGGAGCCGCAGCTTCCAGACAGCAGTGTGACCGACATTGAGCTGCTCACCTCTCAGTTCCCTTCTCGGTGTTGATTCGGCTGCTCGCTGTCGGCCACCTCAGTCGTTGTGATCACCGTGCTGCTTTGTTCATTTCCTGGAGCAGAGCCAATCAACATTTGAAACACTCAGTTTTCATTGCTTTCTTAATTTGACAGACTCTGGTGTGTCATCAGTTTTTGGGTGTGTGAATTCTCACTATTTCTAAGCAGAGCTGCAAGTCCATCCATGACACTTGGAATGTGGAACCGAATAATCTCAGCTCAAGAAGATTTCAATCTCGCATCAGAGCCCACTCCATTGGCCAATGAAGACTGTGATGTAAAGTAAAGGTTAGAGGATCTGTGATCATTTTGTCACACATTTACCGAGCTTTTCTTTTATCAAAAGAGTGATTTGTGTTAATACAGTTATTAATGTCCTCTTAcgtacttttaaaaaataatcgaGGTATTTTCTCGTAATGCCAGGAGTAAAGCATAGACATGGCAGTGACTAGATTATGAAGAGAGGGGAAaagaaacagattttttttgtatgtCTCCACCTTCTGGAACAATTCTGTAAAAGTTGGAAGGAGGAAATGGAACTGGAAAAAGAAGACAAGAAATAAGAAACATAAATAGATGAaatcagaaagaaaaacattgtgaaaacaaagacaaagcaACTCCTTTGCTGGAGTCCCATCATCCTTCTGATATCAGGCCATGAGCTGATTTCCGCTGACCTCACGCATCAAAGGCTCCTGTTCCTCTGGCCGTTACCCATGAGCACGAGGGCTGGACACCCATCCCATCCTGTCCCAGAGAGACGCATCGTCTAAGGGAGGGGTGGAAGGGCAGGTGCTGCGTCCCAGCAGGATGGCACGGGGAGGGACAATGTATGCAATTCCTTTCTGGCACACAGTCAGGTTCTCACAGGAACAAGGCACaggaagtgtatgtgtgtgtgtgtgtgtgtgtgtgtgtgtgtgtgtgtgtgtgtgtgtgtgtgtgtgtgtgtgtgtgtgtgtgtgtgtgtgtgtgtgtgtgtgtgtgtgtgtgtgtgtgtgtgtgtgtgtgtgtgtgtgggtgtgtgtatatgctatCATTGGGACTCTGCTCCCCGCCTCGCTGAAAAGTGAAAATCTGGTGAGGCAGCAGGCATAGGTGTAAAAAACTGCAATGCACTTGGATGTGACATAAGGTCAGCAGTACTGTgcttgcacacagacacacacacacacacacacacacacacagacacgccaTAAATGCTTTTCAGCAGGTCTGTTGTAAAAGTCAAGTGATCTGTTTTAGGTGCATTATATGCCAGCAACACCTACAAGAAAGCCATACTTCACTCAAACTCACACAGACTACGTATGATATGAGATCCTGAAGAGTttcaacaaactgtaaatgttaAGGCAATTTGGAGTCTGCGCAATAGTGACCGAGGCATGGCATCAGGGTATCGAGGTCCcgcccacacacccacaccggCCGGCTCAATCacgagccaatcacagagcatTGCTACAGCGTGCTACGTTAGCACCACAATAGCTGTTTAGAAATGTTACAGCCTATGATCACACAGAGCTCTGCGACCTGTACGACCCTTTACCGATCGAGATGGTATGACTTCACTCGTGCTTGCTGTCATGACATCCATCTTAGTACACAGTCTACGTTTTCAAAttgcaacattttaaagggtttCACTATACTGGAAGTCAGTGAGCTataagtcttcttcttcttcttgttcttcttcatcttcttctccacctcctcctccttcctgtcatgTGAAGATAGAAATTAGATAGAATATTTCTCGTATGTGCAGTGTGCTCTGTTCCTGAGTTTAGATGTTGCCCATTAGTGTCCACGTTAGTGTCGAAGCGGTACTCTCAAACCGTCTTTAAACTCTGGGATGCGTCTCGGCAAGAGGAATACGATGAACTGGGAAGTGGGCGGACCCATCTTGATTTGCTCTGTGACGTATGAACTTTTCtgctttacattttaaaaaatgatgtccAAATGTCCACCCGTTTGTCCCAAACGTTAGAGAACATTGTTTCACACTTGTTTCGTGAAGTGTTGTAATGTGTATGGTGGTATATTATTCCTTATTATTCCTGTTTTTAGTCCTGTGATCCAGGTTGTTCCGTGTGCCGGGATGGACACCAGCCCAGAGGGTACCCAAACTACCCATGCACCAGGAAAAAAAGAGTCAAGGAATGGATTGACGAATGTAATATGCAATCTAATATGTCCATGCTTCTCAGGTCTGTGGGTGCACAGATCAAACTTTCGGTCAGACCACGGTCTCTGCACTCCCAAACACGAGCCAAGACAGAGTTAGGAATGATCCTCGGTGGTGCTGCGGGCGAAGTGGAAGCCAGAGCGAAGGTACACGGTGGAGGAAGTGGATGCAGTCGCTACTGAGTGTGAGAACGGGAGGAGGCTGTGTTAAGGCCCGTGGAGGTGATGTGGGCCTGATTTAATAAAGACTCTAAAAGACTAACTTAATCTCAAAGAGTTTTAAACTCATCCACTGTATGTTTGATTGCATTGCCAGTTAAAGCAGGTTCCTCATTATTCCCAACATGAATTCAACTGAATTTATAGTGGTAAGAGTGTCATAAATTCATCATATGGAaatgtattttatgtatttaaagtaatgcactgtggcagcggggggtgcggaagcacggctgcagagggggaggaggcgggggcgTGGCTCGGGGAACGGTGCCGGAGTGGCAAAGTGACCGCAGCTGCGCCGAATTACGGGGGTGTTTCTGTCCAATATAGGGACAGAGCGAGCGAGGGAGCGGGAGGACAGGACCTGGCAGCAGAGCGGCAGCGTCCTGGGAGCTGGAGCTTGAATAAAGGATTGTTCTTCCTGGCAAACCCCGTTGTGCGTGTCCCTTTTGTGCCCGGAACCTCACGGACGTGTACAAGTGGAGCCCAACTACGGAGGGCAGCATGGACACGCAAGCTCAGCAGGCGGGGGCACCGGGCCAGCCGCTCATAGCCTTAGGGCAGATGCTCGAAAGGATTACAGTGATGCAGCGCGAGGAGGCGGTAACAACCCGACAATTCCTGGGGGCGCTGCACGACCAAGCCCAAATGCACGCGGCGGCCCTGGAGCGGGTGCGGACCGACCAATCAGCGGCAGCTCCAGCACCAACGGGACCGTCAAGGCTGGCAGGGGTAATCATGCAGAAAATGACGGCGGAGGACGACGTACAGGCGTACCTCGAGACCTTCGAGGCTACGGCGGAGGCGTGCGGATGGCCGGCGGACGAGTGGGCGGTCCGTCTCTTGCCGCTGCTGGTCGGAGAGGCGCAGACAGCAGCACTGGGGCTACCCCCGGCAGCCAGGCGGGTCTTTGCGGACATCCGCAAAGCGGTGGTGGACAGGCTCGGCCTGTCCCCAGAAGACCACCGACGGAGGTTCCGGGAGGCCaagctggggcctgaggaccGACCGTTCGCTTTCGGCCAGCAGCTGAGGGATGCCGCAACCAGGTGGCTGCAACCCGGGGACTCCACACCGGCGCAGGCAGTAGTGGAGCTGATTGTCCTGGAGCAGTTTGTCGGCGGGCTCCCGGCCCGCACATCGGCTTGGGTCCGCTGCCATCGGCCGGGGGGGATGGAGGCCGCCATCACcctggcggaggaccacctggcggtccaTGGCCCAGGGAAGGGGGATGGCGATCGACCGCCGTCTACGGGCCGGCCGATGCCCGGCCAACGAAGGAGGCTGCCTCCGCAGCAACCGTCACGGCCGGTGCCGTGGCCGACAACCCGCCCTCGGATCCCCGAGCCGGGGTCCTCGACCGGTCCCGGTACTCTTCCTGACCCACAGGGGGTATTTCAAGcgccagggcaggagtgctGGAGATGCGGGCAGCCCGGGCACTTCCGGAGGGAGTGTCcgttgatggaggtgggccaggtgatccgggttgccggctcgcCAGCCTCTTCCCCAGGTCCGGGACCGACGTACCGCGttccggtaagaatccaggggggtatacaccaggcaatggtggattcgggCTGTacgcagtctatgatccaccagagcctggttcgaccgggGGCATTGGTGGAAGCGTCGTGGGTGAAGAtacggtgtgtgcatggggacattcacgagtatcctatGGTGGCGGTGGAAATTAgatacggggggaaaaagcatagcgtaaaggtcgcggttagctcccgccttacgcaccccttaatcttggggATCGATTGGCCGGGGTTTAATAAATTAGTGGGGAAGGCAGCGGGGGTGCGTTcgcggcagacagggtcatgcgatgtgtgcgccgtgcgcagcggtgacgcgaggttgtccgacactgcagacggggagggggaaccggaggagcctcctatggcgactcctccggctcccgagtttcactccatggaagattttccactcgagcagtctcgggacgatactctacgctcagcctttgaccaagtgatacgaattgatggtcagctggtgcgccctgacgcagcgcagacatatccgcacttcataTTGATTAGGGACaggctgtacagagtgagccgtgacactcacacagggcaggaaagcacccagttgctggtgccaaaaagccgccgggaaatggtgttccaggcggctcactataacccaatGGCTGgccacatgggatatgataaaactctggaccggataatggcccgattttattggccgggcatccgggcggatgtgcgccggtggtgtgcgtcctgcccggagtgtcaattggtaaaccctccggccattccgagggcaccgttGCGGccgctgccattaatggaggtgcCATTCGAGCGTATCgcgatggacctcatcgggccatttcaccggagtgcacgcggatatcgctttgtgttagtcttcgtggattacgcaacacgttatccggaggcggtgccattgcgcaacatttccgcaaagagtgtcgcgcaggcgctgtttcaggtcatctcccgagtgggaatcccgaaagagattctgactgaccagggcacccagttcatgtcaagaacactgagagaactttacgggttactgggcatcaagtctattcggaccagtgtgtaccacccccAGActgacggtctggtggagcgtctgaataaaactttgaaatccatgatccgtaaatttattaatgatgatgaacgtaattgggataaatggcttgacgctctgttgtttgcagtacgggaggttccccaggcctccacgggattttctccctttgaactgttgttcGGTAGGACTCcgcggggggtgctcgacctcattaaggaaaactgggaggaggggccaagcaccagtaaaaacgagatccaacacgtcctggacctgcgagcaaagctccacaccctgggtcagctgtcacgtgagaatttgctccaggcccaggagcgtcagcagcggctgtacaacagaggtgccaggctgagacaattcacaccgggagagaaggtacttgtattgcttccttcttccagctctaaactcctcgccaagtggcaagggccctttgtggtcacacggcgagtgggggatgtcgactatgaggtggtgcgttctgacaggggcggagctacacagatttaccacctcaacctcctaaaggcatggagggaggcggagtcggtttctctggtgtcctcggtatctgagagagaggagctggggcccgaggtcccaaaatccactaatccggcctcgctcctttgtgaagaccgtctctccgggacccagaaaacagacattgccaggttgcaaaagcagtttgctgatgtgttctctctccttccaggacgcacaaacctcatagagcaccagaTTGAGACGCCAGGTCGcggccctacaggttacctgaacacaagagaaaggtggttcagcgggaattagcggccatgctgaaaatgggggtaatagaagagtcccacagtgcctggtgtagtcccattgttcttgtggtcaagaaggatgggtctattcggttctgcgtggactatcgcagggtgaacgatgtgtcacggttcgatgcgtacccaatgccccgggtcgacgaactcctggaccgactgggcactgcatgtttctttacgacactggatttaaccaagggctactggcagattcctctgtcgccagagtctaaggaaaaaacggcctgctccactccgtttgggttgtaccaattcaccacgcttccctttgggttgttcggggccccggccacctttcaacgcctcatggaccgggtgctgcgtccacACGCGGCATATgcggccgcctacctggatgatgtgatcatacacagcaccacctgggcggagcatatgcagcgggtcggcgcggtgctggagtccctgaggcaggcggggcttacggccaacccggggaagtgtgcagttggacggagggaggtacggtatctggggtaccacttgggcgccgggcaggtgcgccctcaggtggacaagaccgccgccatcgcagcctgtccgcggcccaagactaaaaaagaggtaaGGCAGTTCTTGGGGCTGGcaggctattacaggcggttcatcccgaacttcgcagagctgaccagccccatgactgacctgacccggaaaggtgcctcagatccggtccagtggacggagcagtgCCAGTTGG
The Pseudoliparis swirei isolate HS2019 ecotype Mariana Trench chromosome 16, NWPU_hadal_v1, whole genome shotgun sequence DNA segment above includes these coding regions:
- the LOC130206240 gene encoding uncharacterized protein LOC130206240 codes for the protein MDTQAQQAGAPGQPLIALGQMLERITVMQREEAVTTRQFLGALHDQAQMHAAALERVRTDQSAAAPAPTGPSRLAGVIMQKMTAEDDVQAYLETFEATAEACGWPADEWAVRLLPLLVGEAQTAALGLPPAARRVFADIRKAVVDRLGLSPEDHRRRFREAKLGPEDRPFAFGQQLRDAATRWLQPGDSTPAQAVVELIVLEQFVGGLPARTSAWVRCHRPGGMEAAITLAEDHLAVHGPGKGDGDRPPSTGRPMPGQRRRLPPQQPSRPVPWPTTRPRIPEPGSSTGPGTLPDPQGVFQAPGQECWRCGQPGHFRRECPLMEVGQVIRVAGSPASSPGPGPTYRVPTDASNRGLGAVLSQQVGGFDRPVLYISRKLSEREGRYSTVEKECLAIRWAVDSLRYYLLGRSFTLWSDHAPLQWLHRMKDTNARITRWYLALQPFNFKVIHRPGTQMVVADFLSRSHGGEGE